One part of the Arabidopsis thaliana chromosome 1 sequence genome encodes these proteins:
- the BSU1 gene encoding Serine/threonine protein phosphatase family protein, with amino-acid sequence MAPDQSYQYPSPSYESIQTFYDTDEDWPGPRCGHTLTAVFVNNSHQLILFGGSTTAVANHNSSLPEISLDGVTNSVHSFDVLTRKWTRLNPIGDVPSPRACHAAALYGTLILIQGGIGPSGPSDGDVYMLDMTNNKWIKFLVGGETPSPRYGHVMDIAAQRWLVIFSGNNGNEILDDTWALDTRGPFSWDRLNPSGNQPSGRMYASGSSREDGIFLLCGGIDHSGVTLGDTYGLKMDSDNVWTPVPAVAPSPRYQHTAVFGGSKLHVIGGILNRARLIDGEAVVAVLDTETGEWVDTNQPETSASGANRQNQYQLMRRCHHAAASFGSHLYVHGGIREDVLLDDLLVAETSQSSSPEPEEDNPDNYMLLDDYLMDEPKPLSSEPEASSFIMRSTSEIAMDRLAEAHNLPTIENAFYDSAIEGYVPLQHGAETVGNRGGLVRTASLDQSTQDLHKKVISTLLRPKTWTPPANRDFFLSYLEVKHLCDEVEKIFMNEPTLLQLKVPIKVFGDIHGQYGDLMRLFHEYGHPSVEGDITHIDYLFLGDYVDRGQHSLEIIMLLFALKIEYPKNIHLIRGNHESLAMNRIYGFLTECEERMGESYGFEAWLKINQVFDYLPLAALLEKKVLCVHGGIGRAVTIEEIENIERPAFPDTGSMVLKDILWSDPTMNDTVLGIVDNARGEGVVSFGPDIVKAFLERNGLEMILRAHECVIDGFERFADGRLITVFSATNYCGTAQNAGAILVIGRDMVIYPKLIHPHPPPISSSEEDYTDKAWMQVSLPFLYHIE; translated from the exons ATGGCTCCTGATCAATCTTATCAATATCCATCTCCTTCGTATGAATCGATACAGACCTTTTACGATACCGATGAGGATTGGCCGGGTCCTAGATGCGGCCATACTCTCACGGCGGTTTTCGTCAACAATTCCCATCAGCTTATCCTCTTCGGCGGCAGTACTACTGCCGTCGCCAACCATAACTCCTCCTTACCCGAGATCA gTTTAGATGGCGTCACCAATTCGGTCcattcttttgatgttttgaccAGGAAGTGGACAAG GCTTAATCCGATTGGTGACGTTCCGTCTCCCAGGGCTTGTCATGCTGCCGCTTTATATGGCACCTTGATCCTTATTCAG GGTGGGATTGGTCCATCCGGACCTTCTGATGGAGATGTCTACATGCTTGACATGACTAATAACAAGTGGATTAA GTTTCTGGTTGGAGGGGAGACTCCAAGCCCTCGCTATGGCCATGTTATGGATATAGCTGCTCAGAGGTGGCTTGTCATATTCAGCGGGAATAATG GAAATGAAATTCTGGATGATACATGGGCATTGGACACGCGTGGACCATTTTCATGGGACAGATTGAACCCGTCTGGCAATCAGCCAAGTGGGAGAAT GTATGCTTCAGGTAGTTCTCGAGAAGATGGTATTTTTTTGCTCTGCGGTGGAATAGATCACTCAGGAGTG ACACTGGGAGATACTTACGGGCTGAAAATGGATAGCGATAATGTTTGGACTCCTGTTCCAGCTGTAGCTCCTTCCCCGAGATATCAACATACTGCG GTTTTCGGAGGTTCAAAACTGCATGTCATTGGGGGTATACTGAATAGGGCTCGCCTAATCGATGGTGAAGCAGTTGTTGCTG TGCTTGATACTGAGACTGGTGAATGGGTAGATACCAATCAACCAGAGACCTCTGCGAGCGGCGCCAATAGACAAAATCAATATCAACTTATGCGACGTTGTCACCATGCTGCTGCATCGTTTGGCAGCCACCTATATGTGCATGGCGGGATTAGAGAAG ATGTATTGCTCGACGATTTGCTAGTTGCTGAAACATCCCAGTCTTCAAGTCCTGAACCAGAAGAAGATAATCCTGataatt ATATGTTGCTCGACGACTATCTAATGGATGAACCTAAGCCTTTAAGTTCTGAACCAGAAGCTTCATCCTTTATAATGAGGAG CACAAGTGAAATTGCGATGGATAGATTGGCAGAGGCACATAACTTACCAACTATCGAAAATGCTTTTTATGATAGTGCTATTGAAGGATACGTTCCACTTCAACATGGAGCT GAGACGGTTGGAAATCGAGGTGGCTTGGTGAGAACTGCAAGCTTGGATCAATCTACTCAAGACTTGCATAAGaag GTCATTTCGACACTGTTGAGACCTAAAACCTGGACGCCTCCTGCCAACAGAGATTTTTTCTTGAGTTATTTAGAAGTTAAGCATTTGTGCGATGAGgtagagaaaatatttatgaatgaACCAACACTTCTTCAGCTCAAAGTTCCAATCAAAGTCTTCGGCGATATCCATGGACAATACGGGGATTTGATGCGTTTATTTCATGAATATGGACATCCTTCAGTGGAAGGAGATATCAC CCATATAgactatttgtttttgggagATTATGTTGACCGTGGACAACACAGCTTGGAGATCATCATGTTGCTGTTTGCTTTGAAG ATAGAATATCCGAAGAACATCCACTTGATTCGTGGAAATCATGAGTCTCTTGCAATGAATAGAATTTATGGTTTTCTTACAGAATGCGAAGAAAGAATG GGCGAGTCCTATGGGTTCGAAGCATGGTTAAAGATTAATCAAGTTTTTGATTATCTTCCGCTTGCTGCACTTCtagaaaagaaagttttgtGTGTCCATGGCGGAATTGGGAGGGCAGTTACGAtcgaagaaattgaaaatatcGAAAGGCCGGCATTCCCGGATACTGGATCAATGGTCTTGAAAGACATCTTATG GTCAGATCCTACGATGAATGACACTGTTTTGGGTATAGTAGACAATGCCAGAGGAGAAGGTGTTGTCTCATTTGGG CCTGATATAGTCAAGGCATTTCTAGAAAGGAATGGTCTGGAGATGATACTAAGAGCACACGAGTGTGTTATTGACGGCTTTGAAAGATTCGCTGACGGACGGCTTATAACAGTCTTTTCTGCTACAAATTACTGTG GAACTGCACAAAATGCGGGAGCAATATTGGTAATTGGTAGAGATATGGTAATTTATCCTAAGCTGATTCATCCTCACCCTCCTCCCATCTCATCTTCAGAAGAAGACTATACAGACAAAGCATGGATGCAGGTAAGCCTCCCGTTTCTTTACCATATAGAATAG
- the BSU1 gene encoding Serine/threonine protein phosphatase family protein (BRI1 SUPPRESSOR 1 (BSU1); FUNCTIONS IN: protein binding, protein serine/threonine phosphatase activity; INVOLVED IN: brassinosteroid mediated signaling pathway, regulation of protein localization; LOCATED IN: nucleus; EXPRESSED IN: sperm cell, male gametophyte, cultured cell, pollen tube; EXPRESSED DURING: L mature pollen stage, M germinated pollen stage; CONTAINS InterPro DOMAIN/s: Serine/threonine protein phosphatase, BSU1 (InterPro:IPR012391), Galactose oxidase/kelch, beta-propeller (InterPro:IPR011043), Metallophosphoesterase (InterPro:IPR004843), Kelch repeat type 2 (InterPro:IPR011498), Kelch-type beta propeller (InterPro:IPR015915), Serine/threonine-specific protein phosphatase/bis(5-nucleosyl)-tetraphosphatase (InterPro:IPR006186); BEST Arabidopsis thaliana protein match is: BRI1 suppressor 1 (BSU1)-like 1 (TAIR:AT4G03080.1); Has 12351 Blast hits to 9811 proteins in 679 species: Archae - 82; Bacteria - 604; Metazoa - 4121; Fungi - 2161; Plants - 2580; Viruses - 7; Other Eukaryotes - 2796 (source: NCBI BLink).), which yields MAPDQSYQYPSPSYESIQTFYDTDEDWPGPRCGHTLTAVFVNNSHQLILFGGSTTAVANHNSSLPEISLDGVTNSVHSFDVLTRKWTRLNPIGDVPSPRACHAAALYGTLILIQGGIGPSGPSDGDVYMLDMTNNKWIKFLVGGETPSPRYGHVMDIAAQRWLVIFSGNNGNEILDDTWALDTRGPFSWDRLNPSGNQPSGRMYASGSSREDGIFLLCGGIDHSGVTLGDTYGLKMDSDNVWTPVPAVAPSPRYQHTAVFGGSKLHVIGGILNRARLIDGEAVVAVLDTETGEWVDTNQPETSASGANRQNQYQLMRRCHHAAASFGSHLYVHGGIREDVLLDDLLVAETSQSSSPEPEEDNPDNYMLLDDYLMDEPKPLSSEPEASSFIMRSTSEIAMDRLAEAHNLPTIENAFYDSAIEGYVPLQHGAETVGNRGGLVRTASLDQSTQDLHKKVISTLLRPKTWTPPANRDFFLSYLEVKHLCDEVEKIFMNEPTLLQLKVPIKVFGDIHGQYGDLMRLFHEYGHPSVEGDITHIDYLFLGDYVDRGQHSLEIIMLLFALKIEYPKNIHLIRGNHESLAMNRIYGFLTECEERMGESYGFEAWLKINQVFDYLPLAALLEKKVLCVHGGIGRAVTIEEIENIERPAFPDTGSMVLKDILWSDPTMNDTVLGIVDNARGEGVVSFGPDIVKAFLERNGLEMILRAHECVIDGFERFADGRLITVFSATNYCGTAQNAGAILVIGRDMVIYPKLIHPHPPPISSSEEDYTDKAWMQELNIEMPPTPARGESSE from the exons ATGGCTCCTGATCAATCTTATCAATATCCATCTCCTTCGTATGAATCGATACAGACCTTTTACGATACCGATGAGGATTGGCCGGGTCCTAGATGCGGCCATACTCTCACGGCGGTTTTCGTCAACAATTCCCATCAGCTTATCCTCTTCGGCGGCAGTACTACTGCCGTCGCCAACCATAACTCCTCCTTACCCGAGATCA gTTTAGATGGCGTCACCAATTCGGTCcattcttttgatgttttgaccAGGAAGTGGACAAG GCTTAATCCGATTGGTGACGTTCCGTCTCCCAGGGCTTGTCATGCTGCCGCTTTATATGGCACCTTGATCCTTATTCAG GGTGGGATTGGTCCATCCGGACCTTCTGATGGAGATGTCTACATGCTTGACATGACTAATAACAAGTGGATTAA GTTTCTGGTTGGAGGGGAGACTCCAAGCCCTCGCTATGGCCATGTTATGGATATAGCTGCTCAGAGGTGGCTTGTCATATTCAGCGGGAATAATG GAAATGAAATTCTGGATGATACATGGGCATTGGACACGCGTGGACCATTTTCATGGGACAGATTGAACCCGTCTGGCAATCAGCCAAGTGGGAGAAT GTATGCTTCAGGTAGTTCTCGAGAAGATGGTATTTTTTTGCTCTGCGGTGGAATAGATCACTCAGGAGTG ACACTGGGAGATACTTACGGGCTGAAAATGGATAGCGATAATGTTTGGACTCCTGTTCCAGCTGTAGCTCCTTCCCCGAGATATCAACATACTGCG GTTTTCGGAGGTTCAAAACTGCATGTCATTGGGGGTATACTGAATAGGGCTCGCCTAATCGATGGTGAAGCAGTTGTTGCTG TGCTTGATACTGAGACTGGTGAATGGGTAGATACCAATCAACCAGAGACCTCTGCGAGCGGCGCCAATAGACAAAATCAATATCAACTTATGCGACGTTGTCACCATGCTGCTGCATCGTTTGGCAGCCACCTATATGTGCATGGCGGGATTAGAGAAG ATGTATTGCTCGACGATTTGCTAGTTGCTGAAACATCCCAGTCTTCAAGTCCTGAACCAGAAGAAGATAATCCTGataatt ATATGTTGCTCGACGACTATCTAATGGATGAACCTAAGCCTTTAAGTTCTGAACCAGAAGCTTCATCCTTTATAATGAGGAG CACAAGTGAAATTGCGATGGATAGATTGGCAGAGGCACATAACTTACCAACTATCGAAAATGCTTTTTATGATAGTGCTATTGAAGGATACGTTCCACTTCAACATGGAGCT GAGACGGTTGGAAATCGAGGTGGCTTGGTGAGAACTGCAAGCTTGGATCAATCTACTCAAGACTTGCATAAGaag GTCATTTCGACACTGTTGAGACCTAAAACCTGGACGCCTCCTGCCAACAGAGATTTTTTCTTGAGTTATTTAGAAGTTAAGCATTTGTGCGATGAGgtagagaaaatatttatgaatgaACCAACACTTCTTCAGCTCAAAGTTCCAATCAAAGTCTTCGGCGATATCCATGGACAATACGGGGATTTGATGCGTTTATTTCATGAATATGGACATCCTTCAGTGGAAGGAGATATCAC CCATATAgactatttgtttttgggagATTATGTTGACCGTGGACAACACAGCTTGGAGATCATCATGTTGCTGTTTGCTTTGAAG ATAGAATATCCGAAGAACATCCACTTGATTCGTGGAAATCATGAGTCTCTTGCAATGAATAGAATTTATGGTTTTCTTACAGAATGCGAAGAAAGAATG GGCGAGTCCTATGGGTTCGAAGCATGGTTAAAGATTAATCAAGTTTTTGATTATCTTCCGCTTGCTGCACTTCtagaaaagaaagttttgtGTGTCCATGGCGGAATTGGGAGGGCAGTTACGAtcgaagaaattgaaaatatcGAAAGGCCGGCATTCCCGGATACTGGATCAATGGTCTTGAAAGACATCTTATG GTCAGATCCTACGATGAATGACACTGTTTTGGGTATAGTAGACAATGCCAGAGGAGAAGGTGTTGTCTCATTTGGG CCTGATATAGTCAAGGCATTTCTAGAAAGGAATGGTCTGGAGATGATACTAAGAGCACACGAGTGTGTTATTGACGGCTTTGAAAGATTCGCTGACGGACGGCTTATAACAGTCTTTTCTGCTACAAATTACTGTG GAACTGCACAAAATGCGGGAGCAATATTGGTAATTGGTAGAGATATGGTAATTTATCCTAAGCTGATTCATCCTCACCCTCCTCCCATCTCATCTTCAGAAGAAGACTATACAGACAAAGCATGGATGCAG GAGCTGAACATCGAGATGCCGCCTACTCCAGCTCGAGGGGAGTCAAGTGAATAA